A region of Polyangia bacterium DNA encodes the following proteins:
- a CDS encoding polysaccharide deacetylase family protein: MLKLHRDSRCAFFSAALLFAACGGTGNGAGAGSGGQTTNTDGGSGGNGNGGNGGNASGSGGSQGNGGAGSGGATATGTGGAVGMGGMTGLIPPVNGAIPSTITTCAAAADAGAFTFSSIPVWRDDATAGYVMIHDDMCGDTLRGIDKYAVPAMTARGINSGLGPYVEACQTTNIWNVVQDAESKGNEIVNHSYTHVNITAANSAHEVVDAKTLFDTKVMHKLSFFIFPYDFFTDETIAAVSTAGHLGARAGLRDPYDGFENLPMNPAALVPAGMIGNDLQLVFDVWPRTYSKYALYHPEDVLDIHVWNAIDAWDNPPTSTTATIVKQKVFAVREMHSVSMSDNPPEDGSEGFGPVPLSVYQKHLDFLVAAWKANKVWTTTPTSAIKYRHARTACTASVTGSMLTFNTSNADCTKYATPISVIVTTAKDVPGVSALQGGKEVATRKLMANTFSVTADPTLGPVTLDGCTTPSEAVDTTAFASYKKPTPANSVCDLEQVKGKGSPGLMDNLERSLTDSLVTFPNPAQGDGRDGAWSWYPGTATVEIVKDATANSNVLHFTGKNLAAYAGATLAFLGGNGGGACYDSTAYKGVRFKIKGHDTATDVYNGKIYLSLITAETQSRKYGGDHVGDCGHFHVPVTVTADWQTVSVNWTDFMAPTFGTAPVPTTLAMTKMQALDFGVSSATSDFEIFLDDIELF; encoded by the coding sequence GTGCTGAAGCTTCATCGTGATTCTCGGTGCGCCTTTTTTTCGGCCGCGCTGCTCTTCGCTGCCTGCGGCGGCACCGGAAACGGCGCCGGCGCCGGCAGCGGCGGCCAAACCACCAACACCGACGGCGGCAGCGGTGGTAACGGCAACGGGGGGAACGGCGGCAACGCCAGCGGCAGCGGCGGCTCCCAGGGCAACGGCGGCGCCGGCAGCGGCGGCGCCACGGCCACCGGAACTGGCGGCGCGGTGGGAATGGGCGGGATGACCGGGCTCATCCCGCCGGTCAACGGGGCCATTCCCAGCACCATCACCACCTGCGCGGCCGCCGCCGACGCTGGCGCGTTCACCTTCAGCAGCATCCCGGTCTGGCGCGACGACGCCACCGCCGGTTACGTGATGATCCACGACGACATGTGCGGCGACACCTTGCGCGGCATCGACAAGTATGCGGTGCCGGCCATGACCGCGCGCGGGATCAACTCGGGCCTGGGGCCGTACGTCGAGGCCTGCCAGACCACGAACATCTGGAACGTGGTTCAGGACGCCGAGAGCAAGGGCAACGAGATCGTCAATCATTCGTACACCCACGTGAACATCACCGCCGCCAACTCTGCCCACGAGGTGGTGGACGCCAAGACGCTGTTCGACACCAAGGTGATGCACAAGCTGTCGTTCTTCATTTTCCCGTACGACTTCTTCACCGACGAAACCATCGCCGCGGTCTCCACCGCCGGCCACCTGGGCGCGCGCGCCGGCCTGCGCGATCCCTACGACGGCTTCGAGAACTTGCCGATGAACCCGGCCGCGCTGGTGCCGGCCGGGATGATCGGCAACGATCTGCAGCTGGTGTTCGACGTCTGGCCGCGCACCTATTCAAAGTACGCGCTTTACCACCCTGAGGACGTGCTGGACATTCACGTGTGGAACGCCATCGACGCCTGGGACAACCCGCCCACCAGCACCACCGCGACCATCGTCAAGCAGAAGGTCTTCGCCGTGCGCGAGATGCACAGCGTGTCGATGTCCGACAACCCGCCCGAGGACGGCTCGGAGGGATTCGGGCCAGTGCCGTTGAGCGTCTATCAGAAGCACCTCGATTTCCTGGTGGCGGCGTGGAAGGCGAACAAAGTCTGGACCACCACGCCGACGTCGGCGATCAAGTACCGCCACGCTCGCACCGCGTGCACAGCCAGCGTGACGGGATCGATGCTGACCTTCAACACGTCGAACGCCGACTGCACCAAGTACGCCACCCCGATCAGCGTGATCGTGACGACGGCGAAAGACGTGCCAGGCGTGTCGGCGTTGCAAGGTGGCAAAGAGGTGGCCACGCGCAAGCTGATGGCGAACACCTTCAGCGTCACCGCCGATCCGACGCTGGGACCGGTGACCCTGGACGGCTGCACCACGCCCAGCGAGGCCGTCGACACCACCGCGTTCGCCTCGTACAAGAAGCCGACACCGGCGAATTCGGTCTGCGACCTCGAGCAGGTCAAGGGCAAGGGCTCGCCTGGATTGATGGACAACCTCGAACGCAGCCTGACCGATTCGCTGGTGACGTTCCCCAACCCGGCGCAGGGCGACGGGCGCGACGGCGCGTGGTCGTGGTACCCCGGCACCGCCACCGTCGAGATCGTCAAGGACGCCACCGCCAACAGCAACGTCCTGCACTTCACCGGCAAGAACCTGGCGGCGTACGCCGGCGCCACGCTGGCCTTCCTGGGCGGCAACGGCGGCGGCGCTTGTTATGACTCGACCGCGTACAAGGGCGTGCGCTTCAAGATCAAAGGCCACGACACGGCCACCGACGTCTACAACGGGAAGATCTACCTCAGCCTGATCACCGCCGAGACCCAGTCGCGCAAGTACGGCGGCGATCACGTCGGCGACTGCGGCCACTTCCACGTGCCGGTGACGGTGACCGCCGACTGGCAGACGGTGTCGGTGAACTGGACCGACTTCATGGCGCCGACCTTCGGCACCGCGCCGGTGCCGACCACGCTGGCCATGACGAAGATGCAGGCGCTGGACTTCGGCGTCTCCAGCGCGACGAGCGACTTCGAGATCTTCCTCGACGACATCGAGCTCTTCTGA
- a CDS encoding HupE/UreJ family protein: protein MYAASAFEAVTDGQDLYVQFRIDATSTVDHLNRARTGGEPIGKEGLDEQSLTISDYVGTHFSVRNDADSCAPRTRQPAHFDSRTEKVFVSIVYHCAHPLHVLTLRTALFEQDATPHQLLGTFRHKRALENYLLTPAATEAVIDLGRLAQIGPSEATPPGQIHVATPPPGAFDGEAALPAHGGAQPIGTGFWAFLKQGILHILGGLDHVLFVVALVSVVLSWRQLAQVVTSFTLAHSLTLALGALDLVRLSPRLVEPLIAASIVYVAVENVARPQPRARLGVTFGFGLVHGFGFSSVLRDLGLHKGNLISALVGFNLGVELGQLMIVAPLAPLVWWLQRRLDAYRRVRLLVNALVALVAGFWFVQRVAVR, encoded by the coding sequence ATGTACGCCGCCAGCGCCTTCGAGGCGGTGACCGATGGCCAGGACCTGTACGTGCAATTTCGGATCGACGCCACCTCGACCGTCGATCATCTGAACCGTGCGCGCACCGGCGGCGAACCGATCGGCAAGGAAGGGCTCGACGAACAAAGCCTGACCATCTCGGATTATGTGGGGACGCACTTTTCGGTGCGCAACGACGCCGACAGCTGCGCGCCGCGCACGCGGCAACCGGCACATTTTGACAGCCGCACCGAAAAAGTTTTCGTCAGCATCGTCTATCACTGCGCGCATCCACTGCACGTGCTGACCCTGCGGACCGCGCTGTTCGAGCAGGACGCCACCCCGCACCAGTTGCTGGGGACGTTCCGCCACAAGCGAGCGCTGGAAAATTATCTACTAACGCCCGCCGCGACGGAGGCGGTCATCGACCTTGGCCGCCTGGCGCAGATCGGACCATCCGAGGCGACGCCGCCTGGACAGATCCACGTGGCCACGCCGCCGCCCGGGGCCTTCGACGGCGAGGCCGCCCTGCCCGCGCACGGCGGCGCCCAACCGATCGGCACCGGGTTCTGGGCGTTCCTCAAGCAAGGGATCCTGCACATCCTGGGCGGGCTCGACCACGTGCTGTTCGTGGTCGCGCTGGTCAGCGTGGTGCTGTCGTGGCGCCAGCTGGCGCAGGTCGTGACGTCGTTCACCCTCGCCCACAGCTTGACGCTGGCGCTGGGGGCGCTGGACCTGGTGCGCCTGTCACCGCGGCTGGTGGAACCGCTGATCGCCGCGTCGATCGTCTACGTCGCCGTCGAGAACGTGGCCCGACCGCAGCCGCGCGCCCGCCTGGGCGTCACCTTCGGTTTCGGATTGGTGCACGGCTTCGGGTTCAGCAGCGTGCTGCGCGATCTGGGCCTGCACAAGGGCAATCTGATCTCGGCCCTGGTGGGCTTCAACCTGGGCGTCGAGCTGGGGCAACTGATGATCGTGGCGCCGCTGGCCCCACTGGTGTGGTGGCTGCAGCGGCGGCTGGACGCGTACCGCCGCGTGCGCCTGCTGGTCAACGCCCTGGTGGCGCTGGTGGCCGGTTTCTGGTTCGTGCAGCGCGTGGCGGTCCGGTGA
- a CDS encoding substrate-binding domain-containing protein has protein sequence MARDLIALFLRSLENDYQYRMREDALATANHLGFRVTVLEAQDDPERQAAQIAAVAHGTESAQLAAVMVSPVLDEILREPAWAVGAAGVGWVLLNRAAGYVDRLRDDFPNLPIFSVTADQIEIGRLQGRQLKAALARGGHVVCVLGRPDTSSAKRRLEGLREEIEGGPWTLTLVDGDWTSDGARVAVADWLAGEGRATPAAVICAQNDDMAMGAQLSLHAAAVRFGDPKLGATPVIGCDGSPDFGQRLVREGRLLATVEVPSGSGLAMEWIARSRAGGTRPPASVVLPVRSVPARQQIAAARNP, from the coding sequence ATGGCTCGGGACCTGATTGCACTGTTCCTTCGTAGCCTGGAAAACGACTATCAGTATCGGATGCGCGAAGACGCGCTGGCCACGGCGAATCACCTGGGGTTTCGGGTGACCGTCCTCGAGGCGCAGGATGATCCGGAGCGGCAGGCGGCGCAGATCGCGGCCGTCGCTCATGGCACCGAATCGGCGCAGCTGGCGGCGGTCATGGTCAGCCCGGTGCTGGACGAGATCCTGCGCGAGCCGGCTTGGGCGGTGGGCGCCGCCGGCGTCGGCTGGGTGCTGCTGAACCGCGCGGCGGGTTATGTCGATCGCCTGCGCGATGATTTTCCCAACCTGCCCATCTTCAGCGTCACCGCCGACCAGATCGAGATCGGACGGCTGCAAGGCCGGCAGTTGAAGGCGGCGCTGGCCCGCGGCGGCCACGTGGTCTGCGTCCTGGGTCGCCCCGACACCTCGTCGGCGAAGCGGCGCCTGGAAGGCCTGCGCGAGGAGATCGAAGGCGGCCCCTGGACGTTGACCTTGGTCGACGGCGACTGGACCAGCGACGGTGCGCGCGTCGCCGTCGCGGACTGGCTGGCAGGGGAAGGCCGCGCCACGCCGGCGGCGGTGATCTGCGCGCAGAACGACGACATGGCGATGGGCGCGCAGCTGTCTTTGCACGCGGCGGCGGTGCGCTTCGGCGATCCCAAGCTGGGGGCCACGCCGGTGATTGGTTGCGATGGCTCGCCTGATTTTGGGCAGCGCCTGGTGCGCGAAGGCCGCCTGCTGGCGACGGTCGAAGTGCCGTCCGGATCGGGTCTGGCGATGGAATGGATCGCGCGGTCGCGGGCGGGCGGCACGCGGCCGCCGGCGTCGGTGGTGTTGCCGGTGCGGTCGGTGCCGGCGCGCCAACAGATCGCCGCCGCCCGCAACCCGTAA
- a CDS encoding EAL domain-containing protein, protein MRDRILLVDDEPALLRVLARSLSTAGFDVDTAGDGSEAIEAFEAKEFDLVISDITMPRMNGIELLRAVRARNIDIPVVLMTASPLVESAMEAVEYGATRYLSKPVDTRALVTTAERAVHLHKIARLKRQATEYLGDNRHEIGELPGLDASFGRALQSLWMAFQPIVSWSGHTVFGYEALVRTDEKELPFPDTLLAAAERLFRLSELGRTIRGRSARALDGIPAQASLFVNLHTRDLLDDSLLSADAALSRHADRVVLEVTERASLDEVKDVRRRVAALRALGYRVAIDDLGAGYAGLNSFAYLEPDIVKIDMALVRDVDREPTKRKLIGSLTKLCADLGIVVIAEGIERTEERDVLVDLGCDLLQGFLFARPGREFPAVAW, encoded by the coding sequence ATGCGCGATCGGATTCTGCTTGTGGACGACGAGCCGGCGCTGTTGCGGGTCCTGGCCCGCAGCCTCAGTACGGCCGGGTTTGACGTCGATACCGCGGGCGACGGCAGCGAGGCCATCGAAGCCTTCGAAGCCAAGGAGTTCGATCTGGTCATCAGCGACATCACCATGCCGCGCATGAACGGCATCGAGCTTCTGCGGGCCGTGCGGGCCCGCAACATCGACATCCCGGTGGTCCTGATGACCGCCAGCCCACTGGTGGAAAGCGCCATGGAGGCAGTCGAATACGGGGCCACCCGTTATCTGTCCAAACCGGTCGACACCCGGGCGTTGGTGACCACCGCCGAGCGGGCGGTGCACCTGCACAAGATCGCGCGACTCAAGCGCCAGGCCACCGAATACCTTGGCGACAATCGTCACGAGATCGGCGAGTTGCCAGGCTTGGACGCTAGCTTTGGCCGCGCGCTGCAGTCGCTGTGGATGGCCTTTCAGCCGATTGTCTCGTGGTCGGGGCACACCGTGTTCGGTTACGAGGCGCTGGTGCGCACCGACGAAAAAGAGCTGCCGTTTCCCGACACCCTGCTGGCGGCGGCCGAGCGTCTGTTCCGTCTGTCCGAGCTCGGCCGCACCATCCGCGGCCGTTCGGCCCGCGCGCTGGACGGCATTCCTGCGCAGGCGTCGCTTTTCGTCAATCTGCACACCCGCGACCTTTTGGACGATTCGCTGCTGTCCGCCGACGCGGCGCTGTCCCGGCACGCCGACCGCGTGGTTCTGGAGGTCACGGAGCGCGCTTCGCTGGACGAAGTGAAGGACGTTCGCCGCCGCGTGGCCGCATTGCGGGCTCTGGGCTATCGAGTGGCCATCGACGATCTGGGCGCCGGTTACGCCGGGCTGAACAGCTTTGCGTATCTCGAGCCAGACATCGTGAAGATCGACATGGCCTTGGTGCGCGACGTGGATCGGGAGCCGACCAAGCGCAAGCTCATCGGCTCGCTGACCAAGCTGTGCGCCGATCTGGGCATCGTGGTGATCGCGGAAGGGATCGAACGCACCGAAGAACGCGACGTCCTGGTCGATCTCGGCTGCGATCTGTTGCAGGGATTTCTCTTCGCGCGGCCCGGGCGTGAATTTCCGGCCGTGGCCTGGTGA
- a CDS encoding response regulator, with translation MEDDPDVRDVLEDELEQGGYTVIPAANGKQALDFLILNRPEKADVVILDLMMPMVSGWEVLDRMHANPQLAEIPVIVLSAVSLDRPDAQGGRPRGSVNVRKFIPKPFSLRQIFDALSGCLGPAAAADQA, from the coding sequence GTGGAAGACGATCCGGACGTACGCGACGTGCTGGAAGACGAGCTGGAACAGGGCGGATACACCGTGATTCCGGCCGCCAACGGAAAGCAGGCGCTGGATTTTTTGATCCTCAATCGCCCGGAAAAAGCGGACGTGGTGATCCTGGATTTGATGATGCCAATGGTGTCGGGGTGGGAAGTGCTGGATCGGATGCACGCCAATCCGCAATTGGCAGAAATTCCGGTAATCGTTCTCAGCGCTGTATCGTTGGATCGCCCCGACGCTCAGGGCGGCCGGCCGCGGGGATCGGTGAATGTGCGCAAGTTCATTCCCAAGCCGTTCTCCTTGCGGCAAATCTTTGACGCCTTGTCTGGCTGCCTGGGTCCGGCCGCCGCCGCCGACCAAGCCTGA
- a CDS encoding serine/threonine-protein kinase — protein MTLQSKYSIVRKIADGGTAEIFLAKQHGAQGFEKGVVLKRIFTEFYADPQFRHMLVDEAHIAMSLNHSNIVQVLDLGEEDGRYFLALELVDGWTLDAVLRRAKTAGSPFPPPLALYVTAEVCRALAYAHAKTRDGNPLGIVHRDVSPHNVLISEQGEVKLTDFGIAKAAIKREQSLGNMIKGKIAFMSPEQASGSEIDARSDLFSLGTMLYVMITRHYPFDAPTDFETLMQVKSGDFLPPETARPGLNPELYRVIRKAMGKAPDDRYQRADEMLIDVEQVMRLAFRPVGQTELVRWLAELADKDGATPLTRQVPVSQEQPTPGALPANLNVVPDSGLVLDLSEAELVTPQERPMPPPLPGTVTPQAAATTEPITAGPRTLKIRLRFRGIAMLAAGVTLALVGVSAAIKSCGGPRSIATPPPPTMAAAPPPNAAPAPPGITDATPPTVAGPPPPSEPKAVAAADPLPAPAVEPPAPKSEPPAAETSAPASHSRQVAVAIKSDPDGAKVTTRHHAYGTTPVSVMLRPGHRYVLTLTKPGYAPATTRYYVEPVDTQTVQVSLKKANEPKKAAAATPPSGQPPPKNAKANWWKFSR, from the coding sequence ATGACGTTGCAGTCCAAATACTCCATCGTGCGAAAAATCGCCGATGGCGGGACCGCCGAAATCTTCTTGGCGAAACAGCACGGCGCCCAAGGTTTCGAGAAGGGTGTCGTTCTCAAGCGGATTTTCACCGAGTTTTACGCCGATCCGCAGTTTCGACACATGCTGGTCGACGAGGCTCATATCGCCATGAGTCTGAACCACAGCAACATCGTCCAAGTCCTGGATCTAGGCGAGGAGGACGGGCGCTATTTCTTGGCGCTGGAGTTGGTCGACGGGTGGACGCTGGATGCCGTCTTGCGGCGGGCAAAGACCGCCGGCTCGCCGTTTCCACCGCCGCTGGCGCTCTATGTAACCGCCGAGGTCTGTCGGGCGCTGGCGTATGCGCACGCGAAGACGCGCGACGGAAATCCGCTGGGGATCGTTCACCGCGACGTCAGCCCGCACAACGTCCTCATCAGCGAACAAGGCGAGGTGAAACTGACCGACTTTGGCATCGCCAAGGCGGCCATCAAGCGCGAGCAAAGCCTGGGCAACATGATCAAAGGCAAGATCGCCTTCATGTCACCCGAGCAGGCGTCGGGCAGCGAGATCGACGCGCGTTCCGATCTGTTTTCGCTGGGGACGATGCTGTACGTGATGATCACGCGGCACTATCCTTTCGACGCGCCCACTGACTTCGAGACGTTGATGCAGGTGAAAAGCGGCGACTTCCTGCCGCCCGAGACGGCGCGCCCCGGATTGAACCCCGAGCTTTACCGGGTGATTCGCAAGGCCATGGGCAAGGCTCCCGACGATCGTTATCAGCGCGCCGATGAGATGCTGATCGACGTCGAACAAGTGATGCGTCTGGCGTTCCGCCCCGTCGGCCAGACGGAACTCGTGCGCTGGCTGGCTGAGCTGGCGGACAAAGACGGCGCCACGCCGCTGACCCGGCAAGTACCGGTCAGTCAGGAACAGCCAACGCCGGGCGCGCTGCCGGCCAACCTGAACGTCGTGCCCGACTCGGGGCTGGTGCTGGACCTCAGCGAGGCCGAGCTGGTGACGCCGCAAGAACGGCCAATGCCGCCGCCGCTGCCCGGCACGGTGACGCCACAAGCGGCGGCGACCACGGAACCGATCACCGCCGGTCCGCGAACGCTGAAGATTCGGCTGCGCTTCCGCGGCATCGCCATGCTGGCCGCCGGTGTGACGCTGGCGCTGGTGGGCGTGTCGGCGGCGATCAAATCGTGTGGCGGGCCGCGATCGATCGCCACGCCCCCGCCACCGACCATGGCCGCTGCTCCCCCGCCGAACGCCGCGCCCGCGCCGCCCGGGATCACTGATGCGACGCCGCCCACGGTGGCTGGCCCGCCGCCGCCCAGCGAGCCCAAGGCCGTCGCCGCCGCCGATCCGCTCCCGGCGCCAGCCGTCGAACCGCCCGCGCCAAAATCCGAACCGCCGGCCGCGGAGACCAGCGCGCCCGCCAGTCACTCGAGGCAAGTGGCGGTGGCGATCAAAAGCGATCCCGACGGCGCCAAGGTCACCACCCGCCACCATGCCTACGGCACCACGCCGGTCTCGGTGATGCTGCGTCCGGGCCACCGCTACGTCCTGACGCTGACCAAACCTGGCTACGCACCCGCCACCACCCGCTACTACGTCGAGCCCGTCGATACCCAGACGGTGCAGGTATCATTGAAGAAGGCGAACGAACCCAAAAAAGCGGCCGCCGCCACGCCGCCCTCCGGCCAGCCACCACCAAAAAACGCCAAGGCGAACTGGTGGAAGTTTTCACGCTGA
- a CDS encoding CBS domain-containing protein — protein sequence MDLLEEVGSCFVSEVMGTELYTLTPDTAVASARRLAMANGVEHLLVLEKGSLAGIVCGDDLRAASRDALVGECMSSPVLCIAPETTLQEAIEIMAENNVGCLPVVTGDYLVGIISRHALATAGLTEDGLPEPESCAACHSGKRVRRDPRAAGTPLCETCLGRTATKPFAD from the coding sequence ATGGACCTGTTAGAAGAAGTCGGGTCTTGTTTCGTCTCTGAGGTGATGGGCACAGAGCTATACACGCTGACCCCCGATACCGCTGTGGCGTCGGCGCGCCGACTGGCCATGGCTAACGGCGTGGAACACCTTTTGGTGCTGGAGAAGGGCTCGCTGGCTGGAATCGTCTGTGGCGACGACCTGCGCGCGGCTTCCCGCGATGCGCTGGTGGGCGAGTGCATGAGCTCGCCGGTGCTGTGCATCGCGCCCGAGACCACCTTGCAAGAAGCCATCGAGATCATGGCCGAGAACAATGTGGGGTGTCTGCCGGTGGTCACCGGCGATTATCTGGTCGGGATCATCTCGCGCCATGCGCTGGCCACCGCTGGCCTGACCGAAGACGGATTACCCGAACCGGAGTCTTGCGCCGCTTGTCATTCGGGCAAACGCGTTCGCCGCGACCCGCGCGCCGCCGGCACACCGCTGTGCGAGACCTGCCTCGGCCGCACGGCGACGAAGCCGTTCGCCGACTAG
- a CDS encoding SAM-dependent methyltransferase, giving the protein MADGRDGRGKRGGPDADAVLSRGGRKLEAALEKFPLGDAVRAAAAVDVGASTGGFTAALLRHGARAVTAVDVGHGQLHTALRGDARVTSLENADWKTLSLTQAAGPFDFFTVDVSFVAARSMLRGLAFRLRDGAQGIVLVKPQFELPDKQVREGKVDDPNLRRAAMERFGDKARALGFEILGAEDSPVAGGSGTVEILAWLRFRGRPDSMPRPGERREKAPAARRRASRADQANARWPWFLISGPGLEGVTADEVGALPGVADVQRVDGGVEFSAPPAVAMRANLWLRTATRVVARLGAAPAREFNRLRRALAGLPWERFVGADTAVKISATTSRCRLFHTGALAETTALAIADRVKGWRADQTPATGGEPLIILLRGVEDTFTVSVDSSGERLHRRGWRLETAAAPLRETLGAGLLALCGWDSRTAFCDPMCGAGTMVIEACAQALNLAPGLQRDFAFQRWPIFDAELAAAWNDLRGEAQAARRSQPAAPIVGSDRSPQAIEAAQRNATRGGFGDLVALTCAELGAVRPPAASGLALLNPPYGRRLGHPHAATRLYRDIGRILRAHFRGWRVGLLAANQAAANASGLRATTTHRLSNGGLPVTLLVVDL; this is encoded by the coding sequence ATGGCGGACGGACGCGACGGGCGCGGCAAGCGCGGCGGGCCCGACGCCGACGCGGTATTGAGCCGCGGCGGGCGCAAGCTGGAAGCGGCCCTGGAAAAATTTCCGCTGGGCGACGCCGTGAGGGCCGCCGCGGCGGTGGACGTGGGAGCGTCGACGGGCGGGTTCACAGCGGCGCTGTTGCGGCACGGGGCGCGCGCGGTGACCGCGGTCGACGTCGGCCACGGCCAGCTGCACACGGCGCTGCGGGGCGACGCGCGCGTGACGTCGCTGGAAAACGCTGACTGGAAGACGCTCTCGTTGACTCAGGCCGCGGGACCGTTTGATTTCTTCACCGTCGACGTCAGCTTTGTCGCCGCCCGGAGCATGCTGCGCGGCCTGGCCTTTCGGCTGCGAGACGGTGCGCAAGGCATTGTGCTGGTCAAGCCGCAGTTCGAGCTGCCCGACAAGCAAGTGCGCGAAGGCAAGGTCGACGATCCGAACCTGCGGCGGGCAGCGATGGAGCGTTTCGGCGACAAAGCGCGAGCGCTTGGTTTTGAAATCCTGGGCGCGGAGGATTCGCCGGTGGCAGGCGGCAGCGGCACGGTGGAAATCCTGGCTTGGCTGCGGTTTCGCGGCCGCCCTGATTCGATGCCCCGCCCCGGCGAACGGCGCGAAAAAGCGCCTGCCGCCCGGCGCCGCGCCAGCCGCGCCGACCAAGCGAACGCCCGCTGGCCGTGGTTCTTGATCAGCGGGCCGGGGCTGGAAGGCGTCACCGCCGACGAGGTCGGTGCTTTGCCCGGCGTCGCCGATGTGCAGCGCGTGGACGGCGGCGTGGAATTTTCAGCGCCGCCGGCGGTGGCGATGCGCGCGAACCTCTGGCTGCGCACCGCCACCCGGGTGGTGGCGCGTCTGGGCGCTGCGCCCGCGCGCGAGTTCAACCGTCTGCGCCGCGCGCTGGCCGGTTTGCCGTGGGAACGCTTCGTCGGCGCCGACACGGCGGTGAAGATCAGCGCCACCACCTCGCGCTGCCGGCTTTTTCACACCGGGGCGCTGGCCGAGACCACCGCGCTGGCCATCGCCGATCGGGTGAAAGGCTGGCGCGCCGATCAAACACCGGCGACCGGTGGCGAGCCGCTGATCATCCTCCTGCGCGGCGTCGAGGACACCTTCACCGTGAGCGTCGATTCGTCGGGCGAGCGGCTGCACCGGCGCGGTTGGCGGCTGGAGACGGCGGCGGCGCCGCTGCGCGAGACGCTGGGCGCCGGGCTGCTGGCGCTGTGTGGGTGGGACAGTCGCACGGCCTTTTGCGATCCGATGTGCGGCGCCGGCACGATGGTCATCGAGGCGTGCGCGCAGGCGCTGAACCTCGCACCCGGTTTGCAGCGCGACTTTGCTTTTCAGCGCTGGCCAATCTTCGACGCCGAGCTGGCCGCGGCCTGGAACGACCTGCGCGGCGAGGCGCAAGCGGCCAGGCGCTCGCAACCGGCGGCGCCCATCGTCGGCTCTGATCGCAGCCCACAAGCGATCGAAGCGGCGCAACGAAACGCCACCCGCGGCGGCTTCGGCGATCTTGTGGCATTGACCTGCGCCGAGCTGGGCGCGGTTCGCCCGCCGGCGGCATCCGGGTTGGCGTTGCTCAATCCGCCCTACGGCCGCCGCCTGGGCCATCCGCACGCCGCCACGCGCCTGTACCGCGACATCGGTCGGATCTTGCGGGCGCACTTTCGCGGCTGGCGCGTCGGCTTGCTGGCGGCGAACCAGGCAGCGGCCAACGCCAGCGGCCTTCGCGCCACCACCACCCACCGCCTCTCCAACGGCGGCTTGCCGGTCACGCTGCTGGTCGTCGATCTTTAG
- a CDS encoding response regulator transcription factor, with protein sequence MRSLGHEVTTVGYDLAEMPRSYGVPDIIVIEAGSHLEIGRNAIRRIREREDLANIRVLMCVDLARISVMDMEMGADDFIVMPLGPEELSARVQQLRWRDQTSLTTPRIRYGEMTLDCTSLQAFVGDRSLKLTPYEFQLLRFLVDRAGRVFTRQELLSRVWGYRHVGRVRTVDTHVLNLRAKLGPLGVHLEAVRGMGYKLHRPQSAGGRVIENVI encoded by the coding sequence TTGCGCAGCCTGGGCCACGAGGTGACCACCGTCGGCTACGACCTGGCGGAGATGCCACGGTCGTATGGCGTTCCGGACATCATCGTCATCGAAGCAGGCTCTCACCTGGAGATCGGCCGCAACGCCATCCGCCGCATCCGCGAGCGCGAGGATCTGGCCAACATCCGTGTGCTGATGTGCGTGGACCTGGCGCGGATTTCCGTGATGGACATGGAGATGGGCGCCGATGACTTCATCGTCATGCCGCTGGGGCCAGAAGAGCTGTCGGCGCGGGTCCAGCAATTGCGCTGGCGCGACCAGACGTCGCTGACAACGCCGCGCATCCGTTACGGCGAGATGACGCTGGACTGCACGTCGCTGCAGGCGTTCGTCGGCGACCGCTCGTTGAAGCTGACGCCGTACGAATTTCAGCTGCTGCGCTTTCTGGTCGATCGCGCCGGGCGGGTCTTCACCCGACAAGAGTTGCTGTCACGGGTGTGGGGTTATCGCCACGTCGGCCGCGTCCGCACCGTCGACACGCACGTGCTGAACCTGCGCGCCAAGCTGGGACCGCTGGGCGTCCATCTGGAGGCGGTGCGCGGCATGGGCTACAAGCTGCACCGCCCGCAATCCGCCGGCGGCCGTGTCATCGAGAACGTGATCTAG